One Maribacter cobaltidurans genomic window carries:
- the ruvA gene encoding Holliday junction branch migration protein RuvA, whose translation MIHHLKGKLIEKNPTHIIVECGGVGYFVNISLNTFSKLTDGELVNVFTHLQVKEDSHTLFGFAEKSEREIFRLLISVSGIGSSTARTMLSSMSPSQIRDAIANGDVPAIQAIKGIGAKTAQRVILDLRDKILKVYDIDEVSLTPNNTNKDEALSALEVLGFARRQAEKVVDKVISQDSSLSVENIIKLALKNL comes from the coding sequence ATGATTCATCATTTAAAAGGGAAGTTGATTGAAAAAAATCCAACTCATATTATCGTAGAATGCGGTGGTGTTGGATATTTTGTAAACATTTCCCTAAACACCTTTTCCAAATTAACCGATGGTGAGTTGGTGAATGTCTTTACTCATCTACAAGTGAAGGAAGACTCCCATACACTTTTTGGATTTGCCGAAAAATCGGAGCGAGAGATATTCAGATTGCTGATATCCGTTTCCGGTATAGGTTCCAGCACAGCAAGGACCATGTTGTCCTCCATGTCACCCTCCCAAATTAGGGATGCCATTGCCAATGGCGACGTACCTGCCATACAGGCAATAAAGGGCATTGGAGCCAAAACGGCCCAGCGTGTAATTTTGGACCTTCGGGACAAAATTTTAAAAGTGTACGATATAGACGAAGTTTCGTTAACTCCAAACAATACAAATAAAGATGAAGCGTTATCTGCTTTAGAGGTTCTAGGGTTTGCCAGAAGACAAGCTGAGAAGGTAGTAGATAAGGTAATTTCCCAAGATTCCTCTTTAAGCGTAGAGAACATTATAAAACTAGCGCTGAAAAATTTGTAG
- a CDS encoding NADP-dependent malic enzyme encodes MSKEKQRREALVYHAKPQPGKIKIVPTKPYSTQRDLALAYSPGVAEPCLEIAKNKENVYKYTSKGNLVAIISNGTAVLGLGNIGPEASKPVMEGKGLLFKIFADIDGIDIEVDTEDVEKFIETVKMIAPTFGGINLEDIKAPEAFEIERRLKEELDIPVMHDDQHGTAIISAAALLNALELAKKKIEDVKIVVSGAGAAAVSCTKLYKAFGARAENIVMLDSKGVIRKDADNLSDSKREFATERKIDTLEEAMVNADVFIGLSIADIVTPEMLNSMANKPIVFAMANPNPEVNYDLAVKTRKDIIMATGRSDHPNQVNNVLGFPFIFRGALDVRATSINEEMKMAAVKALAELTKQPVPEQVNIAYGETRLTFGKDYIIPKPFDQRLIHEIPPAVARAAMESGVARAPIEDWDKYKEELMLRSGNDNKVVRLLHGRARTNPKRIVFAEADHLDVLKAAQIVYEEGLAEPILLGRKDVILELKKELEFDADIPIVDPLSDEFDERHIRYATKYWESRKRKGTTLYSAKIKMRERNYFGAMMVLEGDADGMISGYSRAYPTVVKPILEVIGRASGVKKVATVNIMITERGPLFLADTSINIDPNAEEIADITKMTANVANTFGFDPVIALLSYANFGSSAHNNAIKVREAVKLLHDTNPELVVDGEIQMDFALNKELHESKFPFSKLAGRKVNTLIFPNLESANITYKLLKELNKSDSIGPIMVGLRKSVHIMQLGASVEEIVNMTAVAVIDSQEREKRKQAKKGE; translated from the coding sequence ATGAGCAAGGAAAAACAACGCAGGGAAGCATTGGTCTATCATGCCAAACCCCAACCTGGAAAAATCAAAATTGTTCCTACAAAACCATACAGCACACAGCGTGACCTTGCACTGGCATATTCTCCTGGAGTTGCGGAACCTTGTCTGGAAATTGCAAAGAATAAGGAGAATGTCTATAAATATACTTCCAAGGGTAACCTTGTTGCCATAATTTCTAACGGAACAGCTGTTTTAGGCTTGGGGAATATTGGTCCGGAAGCTTCTAAACCGGTCATGGAGGGAAAAGGTTTGCTTTTTAAGATTTTTGCTGACATCGATGGAATCGATATTGAGGTTGATACTGAGGATGTTGAAAAATTCATAGAAACCGTAAAAATGATAGCTCCTACTTTTGGAGGAATCAATCTAGAGGATATTAAGGCTCCTGAAGCTTTTGAAATCGAGCGGAGACTTAAAGAGGAATTGGATATTCCGGTCATGCACGATGATCAGCACGGAACGGCTATAATTTCGGCCGCGGCCTTGTTGAACGCCCTAGAATTGGCCAAAAAGAAAATAGAGGATGTAAAGATAGTGGTTAGCGGTGCAGGTGCTGCAGCCGTATCCTGTACAAAACTGTACAAAGCATTTGGGGCAAGGGCAGAAAATATTGTGATGTTGGATAGTAAGGGGGTTATACGAAAGGATGCGGATAACCTGTCGGATTCAAAACGTGAGTTTGCTACGGAGAGAAAAATTGACACTCTGGAAGAAGCTATGGTAAATGCGGACGTGTTTATAGGTTTGTCCATTGCCGATATCGTTACTCCAGAAATGCTAAACTCCATGGCAAACAAACCAATAGTTTTTGCCATGGCAAATCCTAATCCTGAAGTTAACTATGACCTTGCTGTAAAAACGAGAAAGGATATTATCATGGCCACGGGTAGGTCGGACCATCCTAATCAGGTGAATAACGTGCTGGGCTTTCCTTTTATTTTTAGGGGGGCATTGGACGTAAGGGCAACCTCCATTAACGAGGAAATGAAAATGGCTGCGGTAAAAGCATTGGCAGAACTAACTAAACAGCCTGTACCGGAGCAAGTAAATATAGCTTACGGGGAAACCCGACTCACCTTTGGAAAAGACTATATAATCCCTAAACCATTTGATCAGCGTTTGATTCATGAAATCCCTCCCGCGGTTGCAAGAGCGGCCATGGAAAGTGGTGTGGCAAGAGCCCCTATCGAGGATTGGGATAAGTACAAGGAGGAATTGATGCTTCGTTCAGGGAACGATAATAAGGTGGTACGATTACTTCATGGAAGGGCAAGAACCAATCCAAAACGAATTGTATTTGCGGAAGCGGACCATTTGGATGTTCTCAAGGCGGCACAGATTGTGTATGAAGAAGGACTTGCAGAACCAATTCTTTTGGGTAGAAAAGATGTTATTCTTGAGCTAAAGAAGGAATTGGAATTTGATGCCGATATTCCTATCGTAGACCCCTTATCGGACGAATTTGACGAACGTCACATTAGATACGCCACCAAATATTGGGAAAGTAGAAAACGGAAAGGAACCACGCTTTACAGTGCCAAGATTAAAATGAGGGAACGCAATTACTTTGGTGCCATGATGGTGCTCGAAGGTGATGCCGATGGTATGATATCCGGGTATTCCAGAGCGTATCCAACGGTGGTCAAACCTATTTTGGAAGTCATAGGAAGAGCATCGGGTGTAAAGAAAGTTGCCACGGTAAATATTATGATAACCGAAAGAGGTCCTTTGTTCTTGGCGGACACCTCAATCAATATCGACCCAAATGCTGAGGAAATAGCGGACATCACTAAAATGACAGCGAATGTTGCCAATACCTTTGGTTTTGACCCGGTAATTGCCTTATTGAGTTATGCTAATTTTGGCTCTTCGGCACATAATAATGCCATAAAAGTAAGGGAAGCTGTAAAACTGTTGCATGACACTAATCCCGAATTGGTGGTAGATGGGGAAATACAAATGGATTTTGCTTTGAACAAAGAGCTTCATGAAAGTAAATTCCCATTCTCTAAATTGGCAGGTAGAAAGGTAAATACCTTGATTTTTCCAAATCTGGAATCGGCAAATATTACCTACAAGTTGCTAAAGGAATTGAACAAGTCAGATTCCATAGGACCTATCATGGTAGGTCTTAGAAAATCCGTTCATATTATGCAATTGGGGGCCAGTGTGGAGGAAATAGTCAATATGACGGCTGTCGCGGTGATAGATTCACAGGAGCGGGAAAAAAGAAAGCAGGCAAAAAAAGGAGAATAA
- a CDS encoding MFS transporter: MQLTKPSLSFWQIFNMNVGFLGIQYSFGLQQTAINPIFLYLGAPEDMLPILNIAGPVTGLVIQPIIGAMSDKTWSPRWGRRKPYFLIGALIGSICLFMFPSSPVLWFAVGLLWILDVGNNMAMEPYRAFVGDKLPEKQFSLGYQMQSLFVGAGILLANGSIVLFQYLFGDESVEVAGSIPTWLYYSFYIGGILSITTILWSVLRTPEIPPTEAELEEINEAKRKPLGTRIAKPFTEIKEAIKNMPPFLWKLGAVYLFQWYALFVYWQYITPLFMNTLGYSTSEAASQSAQMSLTYNIVTMVVALGLVPLTLSFGGKKVYAISLVGTAIALFTIPFIEDPLLVLAPMVLFGVGWAAMMGIPYTMVSKVVPQERRGVYMGILNMMIVIPMGVETLTFGPIYKYLLGGNAVNAMLFAGVFFVIAAVLAMRLNVGKANSSVVL; encoded by the coding sequence ATGCAACTAACGAAACCAAGTCTTAGCTTCTGGCAAATTTTTAATATGAATGTCGGGTTTTTGGGCATTCAGTATAGTTTCGGACTTCAACAAACGGCAATCAATCCAATTTTTTTGTATTTAGGAGCGCCGGAGGATATGCTTCCTATATTAAATATTGCGGGACCTGTTACCGGCTTGGTCATTCAACCTATTATTGGTGCTATGTCAGACAAAACCTGGTCTCCACGCTGGGGTAGGCGTAAACCTTATTTTTTAATCGGTGCATTAATAGGAAGTATTTGTCTTTTTATGTTTCCTTCTAGTCCGGTACTTTGGTTCGCAGTTGGATTACTATGGATTTTGGACGTAGGTAACAATATGGCTATGGAACCTTACAGGGCTTTTGTGGGGGATAAACTTCCTGAGAAGCAATTTAGTTTAGGATATCAAATGCAAAGTCTGTTCGTGGGAGCAGGGATATTGTTGGCAAATGGCTCCATTGTCCTTTTCCAATATTTATTTGGGGATGAATCTGTCGAGGTTGCAGGGTCAATTCCTACATGGTTATATTACTCATTCTATATTGGAGGTATTCTTTCTATAACTACCATACTATGGTCGGTTTTAAGAACTCCGGAAATACCACCTACAGAGGCAGAATTAGAGGAAATAAATGAAGCTAAGCGTAAACCATTGGGAACTAGGATAGCAAAACCTTTTACTGAAATAAAGGAAGCAATAAAAAATATGCCCCCGTTCTTATGGAAGCTGGGTGCCGTATATTTGTTTCAATGGTATGCCCTGTTCGTCTATTGGCAATACATAACTCCTTTGTTCATGAATACGTTGGGCTATTCAACATCGGAAGCGGCTTCACAATCGGCACAGATGAGTTTAACTTATAACATTGTTACTATGGTCGTTGCCTTGGGGCTTGTACCTTTGACCCTTAGTTTTGGGGGTAAAAAAGTCTATGCCATCAGTTTGGTAGGTACTGCCATTGCATTATTTACCATCCCATTTATTGAAGATCCCTTATTGGTTTTGGCTCCTATGGTTTTGTTTGGGGTTGGTTGGGCCGCCATGATGGGAATCCCTTATACTATGGTTTCCAAAGTGGTGCCCCAAGAACGAAGAGGGGTGTATATGGGTATTTTAAATATGATGATCGTGATTCCAATGGGTGTCGAAACCTTGACCTTTGGTCCTATCTATAAGTACCTTTTAGGGGGTAATGCCGTAAATGCAATGTTGTTTGCAGGAGTGTTTTTTGTGATTGCAGCTGTATTGGCTATGCGCTTAAACGTAGGCAAGGCAAATTCCTCCGTGGTTTTGTAG
- the queG gene encoding tRNA epoxyqueuosine(34) reductase QueG encodes MIKTEAKRLGFLSCGISKADFLEEDAPRLEKWLKQGMHGEMGYMANHFDKRLDPRLLVDGAKSVISLLLNYYPSQEQRDDTYKISKYAYGQDYHHVIKSKLRQLHEFILEKIGEVNGRAFVDSAPVLDKAWAAKSGLGWIGKNSNLLTKEVGSFYFIAELIIDLELEYDTPVTDHCGTCTACIDACPTQAIVEPYVVDGSKCISYFTIELKNEIPKEFHGKMDEWMFGCDVCQDVCPWNRFSKSHNEPLFDPKPELLSMSKKDWEEITEDVFKKIFKKSAVKRTKFSGLKRNIEFLRKDS; translated from the coding sequence ATGATTAAAACCGAAGCCAAGCGCCTCGGTTTTTTGTCGTGTGGTATTTCCAAAGCGGATTTTTTAGAGGAAGACGCGCCAAGGTTGGAAAAGTGGTTAAAGCAAGGAATGCATGGGGAAATGGGGTATATGGCCAATCATTTTGATAAAAGATTGGACCCGCGGTTACTGGTTGATGGTGCAAAATCCGTAATCTCATTATTGCTAAACTACTATCCTTCTCAAGAACAAAGGGATGACACCTATAAAATCTCTAAATATGCATATGGGCAAGACTATCATCATGTAATAAAGTCCAAATTAAGACAATTGCATGAGTTTATATTGGAAAAAATTGGAGAGGTTAACGGTAGGGCCTTTGTCGATTCCGCTCCTGTATTGGATAAAGCTTGGGCCGCAAAGAGTGGTCTGGGGTGGATTGGAAAAAACAGTAATTTATTGACCAAGGAAGTAGGTTCTTTTTACTTTATTGCCGAATTGATCATTGACTTGGAATTGGAGTATGATACACCTGTGACCGACCATTGTGGTACTTGTACGGCCTGTATTGATGCGTGCCCTACCCAGGCAATTGTAGAACCCTATGTTGTGGATGGCAGTAAATGTATTTCCTATTTTACTATTGAGTTGAAGAATGAAATACCTAAAGAATTCCATGGTAAAATGGATGAATGGATGTTCGGATGCGACGTATGCCAAGACGTATGTCCTTGGAATCGATTCTCCAAATCCCATAACGAACCATTGTTCGACCCAAAACCTGAATTATTGTCCATGTCCAAAAAAGACTGGGAGGAAATAACCGAAGATGTTTTTAAAAAGATTTTCAAAAAATCGGCAGTGAAGCGGACCAAATTTTCAGGTTTAAAAAGAAACATAGAATTTTTACGAAAGGACTCCTAG
- the ruvB gene encoding Holliday junction branch migration DNA helicase RuvB, translated as MNEYLDPSTNGFSDAELDIERALRPVSFDDFTGQEQVLENLKVFVEAANRRGEALDHTLFHGPPGLGKTTLANILANELGVGIKITSGPVLDKPGDLAGLLTNLDERDVLFIDEIHRLSPIVEEYLYSAMEDYKIDIMIETGPNARSVQINLNPFTLIGATTRSGLLTAPMRARFGIQSRLQYYDTELLSTIVQRSADILKVPITNEAAIEIAGRSRGTPRICNALLRRVRDFAQIKGNGNIDIEISKFSLKALNVDAHGLDEMDNKILTTIIDKFKGGPVGITTLATAVSESAETIEEVYEPFLIQQGFIMRTPRGREVTELAYKHLGRIKGGIQPGLF; from the coding sequence ATGAATGAATACTTAGATCCATCTACCAACGGTTTTTCCGATGCGGAGCTCGATATTGAAAGGGCATTAAGGCCTGTAAGCTTTGATGACTTTACAGGTCAGGAGCAGGTATTGGAAAACCTTAAGGTTTTTGTTGAGGCGGCCAATCGAAGAGGGGAAGCTTTGGATCATACATTATTTCATGGTCCTCCAGGATTGGGAAAGACTACATTGGCGAATATTCTGGCCAACGAATTGGGCGTTGGGATAAAAATCACTTCTGGTCCAGTTTTGGACAAACCCGGCGATTTAGCAGGATTGCTTACAAACCTTGATGAAAGGGATGTGCTTTTTATTGATGAAATTCATCGTTTGAGTCCCATAGTAGAGGAATATTTGTATTCCGCCATGGAGGACTACAAAATTGATATCATGATAGAAACGGGGCCGAATGCCCGTTCGGTCCAGATAAATCTTAATCCCTTTACTTTAATAGGGGCAACAACAAGATCGGGACTTTTAACTGCTCCCATGCGCGCTCGCTTCGGTATTCAAAGTCGACTGCAATATTATGATACGGAATTGCTTTCTACCATTGTACAACGCAGCGCAGACATATTAAAAGTGCCTATCACGAATGAGGCAGCCATTGAAATAGCGGGCAGGAGTAGGGGAACCCCTAGAATATGTAATGCCTTGCTACGTAGAGTCAGGGATTTTGCGCAAATAAAGGGTAATGGTAACATCGATATTGAGATATCTAAATTTAGCCTAAAAGCCTTAAACGTAGATGCGCATGGTTTAGACGAAATGGACAATAAGATATTGACTACCATTATTGATAAATTCAAGGGAGGCCCTGTTGGTATTACCACATTGGCCACCGCGGTTTCGGAAAGTGCCGAAACCATTGAGGAAGTGTACGAACCTTTCTTAATTCAACAGGGCTTTATCATGCGTACCCCTAGGGGTCGTGAGGTAACAGAGTTGGCCTACAAACACCTTGGAAGGATAAAGGGAGGTATTCAACCGGGATTGTTTTGA
- a CDS encoding acyl-CoA dehydrogenase family protein, translated as MEKKIYTPGILQYIPFFYVIWSDDLVSASEVNIVEKAIDGDHTLSDTEKVLLHSWLQVKNPPKNEEFKNWKQTISNSGTKLIEGETYPLTTFSQKVVCQYHETYPLNEQLKSIEVNLGIQPNHYNHLFEVEVEHSISAQTYDANEIAKILKGSHAPVIDAFQEFLLDPIFNWGIHRNKEDFRHVVLEQLKVLAQKGYGAMAYPAAYGGTGDMEGYATIFENLMYVDGSLTIKFGVQFGLFGGSIQKLGTKIHHDTYLTAAGQAKLLGCFAMTETGHGSNVRGIKTTATYDKKTDSIIIHTPGKNDNKEYIGNALHSKMASVFAQLIVNGKNEGVHAVLVPLRNKNHELLPGITVEDNGYKLGLNGVDNGKIWFNQVKVPRVNLLNKYGSIKEDGTYYSDIKNPNKRFFTMLGTLVGGRICVARAGLGGAKMALAIAIKHALKRRQFNDNIKIQEDLLMDYPSHQLRLTPLVASAYVYHATLDKMMEVYCDESQPDKRKVETQVAGLKSIITWYANNTIQECREACGGKGYLLENRIADLKGDVDIFTTFEGDNNVLLQLAAKGVLSDFKSEFNSAGFSSVLKLLSQQISDKLAMVNPLYSNKVDKEHLYNPKFHKHAFDYRTRRLTYTLAMRIRDYIKKGVPSYQAFLKVQTHLLALGKAYSVELAYNTYIEFTETIEDTKNRELFQKLGTLYALYEIRQDASWYLEQGYIGGTKSKAIRQRVERLCTELRPHIGVLVDGFGIPGHCITAPIAH; from the coding sequence ATGGAAAAGAAAATTTATACCCCAGGGATTCTTCAATACATCCCTTTTTTTTATGTAATATGGTCCGATGACCTTGTTTCTGCTTCAGAAGTGAATATAGTCGAGAAGGCCATTGATGGTGATCATACCCTATCGGATACAGAAAAAGTACTTTTACATTCTTGGTTACAGGTAAAAAATCCTCCCAAGAACGAGGAATTCAAAAACTGGAAGCAGACCATTTCCAATTCCGGCACCAAATTAATCGAAGGGGAGACCTATCCCCTGACTACCTTTAGCCAAAAAGTGGTCTGCCAATATCATGAAACCTATCCTTTAAATGAGCAATTAAAAAGTATTGAAGTCAATTTAGGCATTCAACCCAACCATTATAACCATTTGTTCGAAGTAGAAGTTGAACATAGTATTAGTGCTCAAACCTATGATGCAAATGAAATAGCCAAAATCTTAAAAGGAAGCCATGCTCCAGTAATCGATGCGTTTCAAGAGTTTTTGCTTGACCCTATTTTTAATTGGGGCATTCATCGGAACAAAGAGGATTTTAGACATGTTGTTTTGGAGCAACTGAAGGTTTTGGCCCAAAAAGGATATGGAGCTATGGCCTACCCGGCAGCATATGGAGGTACCGGGGATATGGAAGGCTATGCGACCATTTTTGAAAATTTAATGTATGTTGATGGTAGTCTCACTATAAAATTCGGGGTTCAATTTGGTCTGTTTGGGGGCAGCATCCAAAAACTAGGTACTAAGATCCATCATGACACGTATTTAACTGCTGCAGGACAGGCAAAACTTTTAGGCTGTTTTGCCATGACGGAGACCGGTCATGGATCCAACGTTCGTGGAATAAAAACCACAGCTACCTATGATAAGAAAACGGACAGCATTATCATTCATACTCCTGGAAAAAATGACAATAAGGAATACATAGGTAATGCTTTGCACTCCAAGATGGCCTCGGTCTTTGCACAGCTGATCGTTAATGGAAAAAATGAAGGCGTACATGCCGTTCTGGTACCTTTGAGAAATAAGAACCATGAACTCCTACCAGGTATTACCGTTGAGGATAATGGCTATAAACTTGGCCTTAATGGCGTAGATAATGGAAAAATATGGTTCAATCAGGTCAAGGTTCCCAGAGTAAATTTGTTGAACAAATACGGGTCCATTAAAGAGGATGGCACCTATTATTCGGATATAAAAAATCCAAACAAGAGATTCTTTACCATGCTGGGTACTTTGGTGGGCGGAAGAATCTGTGTAGCCAGGGCCGGTCTAGGAGGAGCAAAAATGGCTCTGGCCATCGCCATTAAACATGCCTTAAAAAGAAGACAATTCAACGACAATATTAAAATACAGGAAGATTTGTTGATGGATTACCCATCACATCAATTACGTTTGACCCCGTTGGTAGCCAGCGCTTATGTTTACCATGCCACTTTGGACAAGATGATGGAAGTATATTGCGATGAAAGCCAACCCGATAAACGTAAGGTGGAAACCCAGGTAGCCGGATTGAAATCTATAATTACCTGGTATGCCAACAATACGATCCAAGAATGTCGTGAAGCTTGTGGGGGCAAGGGATATTTATTGGAAAACCGCATTGCCGACCTTAAAGGTGATGTTGACATTTTTACAACCTTTGAAGGTGACAACAACGTTCTCCTTCAGTTGGCGGCAAAGGGAGTGCTCTCAGATTTTAAATCGGAATTCAATAGTGCAGGTTTCTCATCCGTTCTTAAATTGTTAAGTCAGCAGATTTCGGATAAATTAGCCATGGTAAATCCCTTATATTCAAATAAAGTGGACAAGGAGCATCTATACAATCCAAAATTCCATAAACATGCTTTCGACTATAGAACCCGTAGGTTGACCTATACTTTAGCGATGCGCATTCGGGACTATATTAAAAAAGGTGTGCCTTCGTACCAAGCATTTCTAAAGGTACAGACCCATTTGTTAGCATTGGGAAAAGCCTATAGTGTAGAATTGGCCTATAATACCTATATCGAATTTACCGAAACTATTGAGGATACAAAAAACAGGGAGTTATTTCAAAAACTGGGGACGTTGTATGCGCTTTACGAAATTAGGCAGGATGCGTCCTGGTATCTGGAGCAAGGATATATTGGAGGTACCAAATCAAAGGCTATACGCCAGCGTGTAGAACGTTTGTGCACAGAGCTCAGACCCCATATAGGTGTATTAGTCGATGGTTTTGGAATTCCGGGCCATTGCATTACGGCACCCATAGCGCACTAG
- a CDS encoding GIN domain-containing protein: protein MKNVLFFSLVLLFGFQTFAQRKPKIKGNKNVVEVRESLPVFNGIQLDDDLEVVLKKGTSEAYTLKIDDNLIDVLKFKVEGNTLFISSFYNITSKRKLEITVYYNELNQITMNNGEISMSDVISGERLDVLTKETSRLELNATADVININMEGISSGDFNVASDSLVMTLKDRIDVKVYSTGDTNNLFMYENASAKLEGATDNFMAKLYGKSTLKAEALEAKNTMLILEDSPEAHVNVLEELQLSSRGSSRTSLYGNPKITILDFLDTSRLDKENN from the coding sequence ATGAAAAATGTACTTTTTTTTAGTCTCGTATTACTTTTTGGATTCCAAACGTTTGCACAGCGCAAACCCAAGATAAAGGGTAATAAGAATGTTGTAGAAGTGCGTGAAAGTTTGCCTGTTTTTAATGGGATACAATTAGATGATGATTTGGAGGTAGTATTGAAAAAGGGGACTTCTGAAGCTTATACATTGAAAATAGACGATAATCTCATTGATGTTCTCAAGTTTAAGGTTGAAGGCAATACTTTATTTATTTCTTCTTTTTACAATATTACTTCAAAAAGAAAACTAGAAATAACTGTTTATTATAATGAGTTGAACCAAATCACTATGAACAATGGTGAAATTAGTATGTCAGATGTAATATCTGGCGAGCGATTGGATGTCTTGACCAAGGAAACCTCTCGTTTAGAATTGAATGCAACGGCTGATGTTATAAATATTAATATGGAAGGCATTAGCTCTGGAGATTTTAATGTGGCGAGCGATTCTCTGGTGATGACCTTAAAAGATCGTATAGATGTAAAGGTATATTCAACGGGTGACACCAATAACTTGTTTATGTATGAGAATGCATCGGCAAAATTAGAAGGTGCCACGGACAACTTTATGGCTAAACTTTACGGGAAAAGCACTTTAAAGGCTGAGGCTTTGGAGGCAAAAAATACAATGCTGATACTTGAAGATTCTCCAGAGGCCCATGTAAATGTGTTGGAAGAACTGCAATTGTCATCTAGGGGCTCATCTAGAACCAGTTTATATGGTAATCCTAAGATTACTATACTAGACTTTTTGGATACATCCCGATTGGATAAAGAGAATAACTAG